In Ostrinia nubilalis chromosome 12, ilOstNubi1.1, whole genome shotgun sequence, one DNA window encodes the following:
- the LOC135076604 gene encoding uncharacterized protein LOC135076604 isoform X1 has protein sequence MASAVAARLAGSIARNPLAEGLNPRISSETFTKEIIDDHQNLNSSSSYTLTSGQSEFSGDVDRWIRGTSMESTGVQNSRTRLVQRSTLAMVPSLGTSGMWYVLAMILPLFSINTNCTHWRCNPSVICYALSAVLTTAELVIAHIASICERVRAHLRRLAQDQVARDLFATAMDVVLVVYAVGFLILSMYQASIIG, from the exons ATGGCGTCGGCGGTGGCGGCTCGGCTGGCGGGCAGCATCGCCAGGAACCCCCTGGCTGAGGGCCTCAACCCGAGGATCTCTTCGGAGACCTTCACGAAGGAGATCATTGATGATCATCAG AACCTGAACTCCTCTTCCTCATACACCCTGACGAGTGGCCAGAGCGAGTTCAGTGGCGATGTGGACCGATGGATCCGGGGCACCTCTATGGAGAGCACTGGAGTGCAGAATAGCAG GACCCGCCTAGTCCAGCGTTCAACCCTGGCCATGGTGCCGTCCCTGGGCACCTCGGGTATGTGGTACGTGCTCGCCATGATCCTGCCGCTCTTCAGCATCAACACCAACTGCACGCATTGGCGGTGTAATCCTAG TGTGATCTGTTACGCCCTCAGCGCCGTGCTGACCACTGCTGAGCTGGTCATCGCCCACATCGCGAGCATCTGCGAGAGGGTCCGGGCCCACCTCCGAAGGCTCGCCCAGGATCAGGTGGCCAGGGACCTGTTTGCGACCGCCATGGATGTCGTCCTGGTGGTGTACGCCGTCGGCTTCCTCATCCTCTCCATGTACCAGGCCTCGATTATCGGTTGA
- the LOC135076604 gene encoding uncharacterized protein LOC135076604 isoform X2 encodes MASAVAARLAGSIARNPLAEGLNPRISSETFTKEIIDDHQNLNSSSSYTLTSGQSEFSGDVDRWIRGTSMESTGVQNSRTRLVQRSTLAMVPSLGTSGMWYVLAMILPLFSINTNCTHWRCNPSAVLTTAELVIAHIASICERVRAHLRRLAQDQVARDLFATAMDVVLVVYAVGFLILSMYQASIIG; translated from the exons ATGGCGTCGGCGGTGGCGGCTCGGCTGGCGGGCAGCATCGCCAGGAACCCCCTGGCTGAGGGCCTCAACCCGAGGATCTCTTCGGAGACCTTCACGAAGGAGATCATTGATGATCATCAG AACCTGAACTCCTCTTCCTCATACACCCTGACGAGTGGCCAGAGCGAGTTCAGTGGCGATGTGGACCGATGGATCCGGGGCACCTCTATGGAGAGCACTGGAGTGCAGAATAGCAG GACCCGCCTAGTCCAGCGTTCAACCCTGGCCATGGTGCCGTCCCTGGGCACCTCGGGTATGTGGTACGTGCTCGCCATGATCCTGCCGCTCTTCAGCATCAACACCAACTGCACGCATTGGCGGTGTAATCCTAG CGCCGTGCTGACCACTGCTGAGCTGGTCATCGCCCACATCGCGAGCATCTGCGAGAGGGTCCGGGCCCACCTCCGAAGGCTCGCCCAGGATCAGGTGGCCAGGGACCTGTTTGCGACCGCCATGGATGTCGTCCTGGTGGTGTACGCCGTCGGCTTCCTCATCCTCTCCATGTACCAGGCCTCGATTATCGGTTGA